The Elgaria multicarinata webbii isolate HBS135686 ecotype San Diego chromosome 4, rElgMul1.1.pri, whole genome shotgun sequence genome contains a region encoding:
- the SCARA3 gene encoding scavenger receptor class A member 3 isoform X2 encodes MPSFRYRPNGRTRTNCSQCEKTLTLQTSVKVLYVFVVLLVLTVVVLAALVFKKVDSIADDVNSAQTYYEKKIVSVQENLQELDQKSVANCSFCHDTGRLGQEISRLQEELEEIQKKLLAQEVLLDRAGQTHQQLSSSSNKITVEVDNCFSAIQKVNQSLGLFLAQVRGWQAATSELGSSLKELSQERFDIEAVVQQMNFTVGQTSDWAHVIQRRTSEETLTLQKIVTEWQNYTRLFGSLRATSSKTGELVKSIQTSLGIASQRISQNSEGMHDLVLQVMSLQLQLDNVSSFLDDHEENMHDFQYHTRYTQNRTAERFETLEGRMTSHEIEISTIFTNINATDSHVHSMLKYLDDVRLSCTLGFHTHAEELYYLNKSVSLMLSTTDLLRERFSLLSARLDFDIRNLSMVMEEMKTVDTHHGEILRNVTILRGVPGPPGPRGFRGDLGIKGPPGSRGPKGDPGNLGPPGPQGKRGSPGPPGPQGERGSVGTKGLPGFKGVKGSFGQGGGKGQAGPKGDGGPRGAQGAPGPAGPHGPPGKPGIPGQRGSPGPMGPPGPKGDPGVRGRPGSPGGPGLPGL; translated from the exons ATGCCGTCCTTCAGATACAGGCCAAATG GCCGGACGAGGACCAACTGCAGCCAGTGTGAGAAGACCCTGACGCTCCAAACGTCCGTGAAAGTGCTGTACGTCTTTGTCGTCTTGCTGGTGCTGACGGTCGTGGTGCTGGCAGCTCTGG TCTTCAAGAAGGTGGATTCTATAGCTGATGACGTTAACTCAGCTCAGACATACTATGAGAAGAAGATTGTGTCGGTCCAGGAGAACCTTCAGGAGCTGG ACCAGAAATCGGTGGCCAACTGCTCcttctgccacgacacaggccgGCTCGGGCAGGAAATTAGCCGACTGCAGGAGGAGCTGGAGGAGATTCAGAAGAAGCTCTTGGCCCAGGAGGTGCTGCTTGACCGGGCTGGACAAACCCACCAGCAGCTTTCCTCCTCCAGCAACAAGATCACCGTCGAGGTGGACAACTGCTTCTCTGCCATTCAGAAAGTCAACCAGAGTTTGGGTCTCTTCTTGGCCCAGGTAAGGGGCTGGCAGGCCGCCACCTCTGAGCTGGGCAGCTCACTCAAGGAGCTGTCGCAGGAGCGCTTTGACATTGAAGCTGTCGTGCAGCAGATGAACTTCACTGTGGGGCAGACCTCAGACTGGGCCCATGTCATCCAGAGGAGGACCAGCGAGGAGACCCTGACCCTGCAGAAGATTGTGACCGAGTGGCAGAACTACACCCGTCTCTTTGGGAGCTTGAGGGCCACCTCCTCCAAAACAGGCGAGCTGGTCAAGAGCATCCAGACCAGCTTAGGCATCGCCTCGCAAAGGATCAGCCAGAACTCGGAGGGGATGCACGACCTCGTCCTCCAGGTGATGAGCTTACAGTTGCAGCTGGACAACGTCTCCTCCTTCCTGGACGACCATGAGGAAAACATGCACGACTTTCAGTACCACACCCGGTACACGCAGAACCGGACCGCTGAACGCTTTGAGACCTTGGAGGGCCGCATGACCTCCCACGAGATCGAGATCAGCACCATCTTCACTAACATCAATGCCACGGACAGCCATGTGCACAGCATGCTCAAGTACCTGGACGACGTCCGGCTCTCTTGCACGCTAGGCTTCCACACGCACGCCGAGGAGCTCTACTACCTGAACAAATCAGTCAGCCTCATGCTGAGCACCACGGACCTCCTACGGGAGCGCTTCAGCCTGCTCAGCGCCCGGCTAGACTTCGACATCCGCAACCTCTCCATGGTCATGGAAGAGATGAAGACTGTTGACACCCATCATGGGGAGATCCTGAGGAACGTCACCATCTTGCGAG gtgTTCCTGGCCCCCCAGGCCCCAGAGGATTCAGAGGCGACCTCGGCATAAAGGGTCCCCCCGGAAGCAGAGGACCGAAAGGTGACCCCGGGAACTTGGGGCCCCCGGGGCCCCAGGGGAAGCGAGGTTCCCCAGGCCCCCCGGGCCCACAAGGCGAGAGAGGCTCCGTGGGTACCAAAGGCCTCCCCGGATTCAAAGGGGTCAAGGGCAGCTTTGGACAAGGCGGGGGCAAAGGGCAGGCCGGCCCAAAGGGAGACGGGGGGCCCAGGGGGGCCCAGGGGGCGCCAGGGCCAGCCGGACCGCACGGGCCACCGGGGAAACCGGGCATCCCTGGCCAGCGAGGTTCGCCTGGCCCCATGGGGCCACCTGGGCCGAAAGGGGACCCTGGGGTACGAGGTCGGCCAGGGTCACCAGGGGGCCCCGGGCTCCCAGGACTGTGA
- the SCARA3 gene encoding scavenger receptor class A member 3 isoform X1: protein MKEDLIGEDDEMPSFRYRPNGRTRTNCSQCEKTLTLQTSVKVLYVFVVLLVLTVVVLAALVFKKVDSIADDVNSAQTYYEKKIVSVQENLQELDQKSVANCSFCHDTGRLGQEISRLQEELEEIQKKLLAQEVLLDRAGQTHQQLSSSSNKITVEVDNCFSAIQKVNQSLGLFLAQVRGWQAATSELGSSLKELSQERFDIEAVVQQMNFTVGQTSDWAHVIQRRTSEETLTLQKIVTEWQNYTRLFGSLRATSSKTGELVKSIQTSLGIASQRISQNSEGMHDLVLQVMSLQLQLDNVSSFLDDHEENMHDFQYHTRYTQNRTAERFETLEGRMTSHEIEISTIFTNINATDSHVHSMLKYLDDVRLSCTLGFHTHAEELYYLNKSVSLMLSTTDLLRERFSLLSARLDFDIRNLSMVMEEMKTVDTHHGEILRNVTILRGVPGPPGPRGFRGDLGIKGPPGSRGPKGDPGNLGPPGPQGKRGSPGPPGPQGERGSVGTKGLPGFKGVKGSFGQGGGKGQAGPKGDGGPRGAQGAPGPAGPHGPPGKPGIPGQRGSPGPMGPPGPKGDPGVRGRPGSPGGPGLPGL from the exons ATGAAAG AGGACCTCATTGGAGAAGACGACGAGATGCCGTCCTTCAGATACAGGCCAAATG GCCGGACGAGGACCAACTGCAGCCAGTGTGAGAAGACCCTGACGCTCCAAACGTCCGTGAAAGTGCTGTACGTCTTTGTCGTCTTGCTGGTGCTGACGGTCGTGGTGCTGGCAGCTCTGG TCTTCAAGAAGGTGGATTCTATAGCTGATGACGTTAACTCAGCTCAGACATACTATGAGAAGAAGATTGTGTCGGTCCAGGAGAACCTTCAGGAGCTGG ACCAGAAATCGGTGGCCAACTGCTCcttctgccacgacacaggccgGCTCGGGCAGGAAATTAGCCGACTGCAGGAGGAGCTGGAGGAGATTCAGAAGAAGCTCTTGGCCCAGGAGGTGCTGCTTGACCGGGCTGGACAAACCCACCAGCAGCTTTCCTCCTCCAGCAACAAGATCACCGTCGAGGTGGACAACTGCTTCTCTGCCATTCAGAAAGTCAACCAGAGTTTGGGTCTCTTCTTGGCCCAGGTAAGGGGCTGGCAGGCCGCCACCTCTGAGCTGGGCAGCTCACTCAAGGAGCTGTCGCAGGAGCGCTTTGACATTGAAGCTGTCGTGCAGCAGATGAACTTCACTGTGGGGCAGACCTCAGACTGGGCCCATGTCATCCAGAGGAGGACCAGCGAGGAGACCCTGACCCTGCAGAAGATTGTGACCGAGTGGCAGAACTACACCCGTCTCTTTGGGAGCTTGAGGGCCACCTCCTCCAAAACAGGCGAGCTGGTCAAGAGCATCCAGACCAGCTTAGGCATCGCCTCGCAAAGGATCAGCCAGAACTCGGAGGGGATGCACGACCTCGTCCTCCAGGTGATGAGCTTACAGTTGCAGCTGGACAACGTCTCCTCCTTCCTGGACGACCATGAGGAAAACATGCACGACTTTCAGTACCACACCCGGTACACGCAGAACCGGACCGCTGAACGCTTTGAGACCTTGGAGGGCCGCATGACCTCCCACGAGATCGAGATCAGCACCATCTTCACTAACATCAATGCCACGGACAGCCATGTGCACAGCATGCTCAAGTACCTGGACGACGTCCGGCTCTCTTGCACGCTAGGCTTCCACACGCACGCCGAGGAGCTCTACTACCTGAACAAATCAGTCAGCCTCATGCTGAGCACCACGGACCTCCTACGGGAGCGCTTCAGCCTGCTCAGCGCCCGGCTAGACTTCGACATCCGCAACCTCTCCATGGTCATGGAAGAGATGAAGACTGTTGACACCCATCATGGGGAGATCCTGAGGAACGTCACCATCTTGCGAG gtgTTCCTGGCCCCCCAGGCCCCAGAGGATTCAGAGGCGACCTCGGCATAAAGGGTCCCCCCGGAAGCAGAGGACCGAAAGGTGACCCCGGGAACTTGGGGCCCCCGGGGCCCCAGGGGAAGCGAGGTTCCCCAGGCCCCCCGGGCCCACAAGGCGAGAGAGGCTCCGTGGGTACCAAAGGCCTCCCCGGATTCAAAGGGGTCAAGGGCAGCTTTGGACAAGGCGGGGGCAAAGGGCAGGCCGGCCCAAAGGGAGACGGGGGGCCCAGGGGGGCCCAGGGGGCGCCAGGGCCAGCCGGACCGCACGGGCCACCGGGGAAACCGGGCATCCCTGGCCAGCGAGGTTCGCCTGGCCCCATGGGGCCACCTGGGCCGAAAGGGGACCCTGGGGTACGAGGTCGGCCAGGGTCACCAGGGGGCCCCGGGCTCCCAGGACTGTGA